The Tamandua tetradactyla isolate mTamTet1 chromosome 5, mTamTet1.pri, whole genome shotgun sequence genome window below encodes:
- the SLC29A1 gene encoding equilibrative nucleoside transporter 1 — MTTSHQPQDRCKAVWLIFFVLGLGTLLPWNFFMTATMYFRNRLEMSQNVSSDTPEPAKGIQASAAPAAPLAEQNYLSTLFNSVMTLCAMLPLLLFTCLNSFLHQRIPQFIRILGSLGAILLVFMITAILVKVQLDALSFFIITMIKIVLINSFGAILQGSLFGLAGLLPASYTTPIMSGQGLAGLFASVAMICAIASGSELSESAFGYFITACAVIILAIICYMGLSRLEFYRYYQQLKLEGLGDQETKLDLISKGEEPKTRKEESGVSASTPHPTPTSPSIKSILKNISVLAFSVCFIFTVTIGIFPAVTAEVKSSIAGTSAWKNYFIPVSCFLTFNLFDWLGRSLTAVFMWPGKDSRWLPSLVVARLVFVPLLLLCNVQPRRRLAVVFEHDAWYIIFMAAFAFSNGYLASLCMCFGPKKVTPAEAETAGAIMAFFLCLGLALGAVFSFLFRVIV; from the exons ATGACAACCAGTCATCAGCCTCAGGACAG GTGCAAAGCCGTCTGGCTCATCTTCTTCGTGCTGGGCTTGGGCACTCTGCTCCCATGGAATTTTTTCATGACAGCCACTATG TATTTCAGAAACCGCCTGGAAATGTCCCAGAATGTGTCCTCGGACACCCCTGAGCCAGCCAAGGGCATCCAAGCTTCGGCCGCTCCTGCAGCACCCTTAGCAGAGCAGAATTATCTCAGTACCCTCTTCAACAGTGTCATGACCCTCTGTGCCATGCTGCCTCTGCTGCTCTTCACCTGCCTAAACTCCTTCCTGCATCAGAG GATCCCACAGTTCATACGGATTCTGGGCAGCCTGGGGGCCATCCTGCTGGTGTTCATGATCACTGCCATCCTGGTGAAGGTGCAACTAGAtgctctttccttcttcatcatcaccatgatcaagaTCGTGCTCATTAATT CGTTTGGTGCCATCCTGCAGGGCAGCCTCTTCGGTCTGGCTGGCCTCCTGCCTGCCAGCTACACGACCCCCATCATGAGCGGCCAGGGCTTGGCGGGCCTCTTCGCCTCAGTGGCCATGATCTGTGCCATTGCCA GTGGCTCGGAGCTGTCAGAAAGTGCCTTCGGCTACTTTATCACAGCCTGTGCTGTCATCATTTTAGCCATCATCTGTTACATGGGCCTGTCCCGGCTG GAATTCTACCGCTACTACCAGCAGCTCAAGCTCGAAGGACTTGGGGATCAGGAGACCAAGTTGGACCTCATTAGTAAAG GAGAGGAgccaaaaacaagaaaagaggaGTCTGGGGTTTCAgcctccactccccaccccacccccacaagcCCCTCTATCAAGTCCATCCTCAAAAAT atctcAGTCCTGGCTTTCTCCGTCTGCTTCATCTTCACAGTCACCATTGGGATATTTCCTGCCGTGACTGCTGAGGTCAAGTCCAGCATCGCGGGCACCAGTGCCTGGA AGAACTACTTCATTCCTGTATCCTGTTTCTTAACTTTCAATCTCTTCGACTGGCTAGGACGCAGCCTCACAGCTGTTTTCATGTGG CCTGGCAAGGACAGCCGCTGGTTGCCAAGCCTGGTGGTGGCCCGGCTGGTGTTCGtgccgctgctgctgctgtgcAACGTCCAGCCCCGCCGCCGCCTGGCTGTGGTCTTCGAGCACGATGCCTGGTACATCATCTTCATGGCTGCCTTTGCCTTCTCCAACGGTTACCTCGCCAGCCTCTGCATGTGCTTCGGGCCCAA GAAGGTGACACCAGCTGAGGCGGAAACAGCGGGAGCCATCATGGCCTTCTTTCTGTGCCTGGGCCTGGCGCTAGGGGCTGTCTTCTCCTTCCTGTTCCGAGTCATTGTGTGA